One genomic region from Amycolatopsis sp. FBCC-B4732 encodes:
- a CDS encoding N-acetylmuramic acid 6-phosphate etherase: MMTVPVQAVHVDSPTETRNPRTTDIDLMSTAGILGAINAEDRTVAGAVAEVLPQVARAVDYAVDALRAGGRVHYVGAGTSGRLATLDAAELVPTFNVPADWFIAHHAGGERALRQAVENAEDDDGAGAAEMAAMVQPGDFVLGLTASGRTPYVLGALLAAQRQGAHTGLVSGNARAAKPAGVDVLIAVDTGPEAIAGSTRMKAGTAQKMILTSFSTATMIKLGRTYSNLMVSMRATNAKLRGRTIRILQEATGMTMADCSDALTEAGGDLKVALVHLLSGTDVTSAAKALHTAGGHVRKALDMVRVRAS; the protein is encoded by the coding sequence ATGATGACCGTCCCCGTGCAGGCGGTGCACGTCGATTCGCCGACCGAGACCCGCAATCCCCGCACCACGGACATCGACCTGATGTCCACCGCGGGGATCCTGGGTGCGATCAACGCCGAGGACCGCACGGTCGCCGGCGCCGTGGCCGAGGTGCTGCCGCAGGTGGCCCGTGCGGTGGACTACGCGGTCGACGCCCTGCGGGCCGGTGGCCGGGTGCACTACGTCGGTGCGGGAACGTCCGGACGCCTGGCCACGCTGGACGCGGCCGAGCTGGTGCCGACGTTCAACGTGCCGGCCGACTGGTTCATCGCGCACCACGCCGGTGGCGAGCGCGCGCTGCGCCAGGCCGTCGAAAACGCGGAGGACGACGACGGGGCCGGCGCGGCCGAGATGGCCGCCATGGTCCAGCCGGGCGACTTCGTGCTGGGGCTGACGGCGTCGGGCAGGACGCCGTACGTCTTGGGTGCGCTGCTCGCGGCCCAGCGCCAGGGCGCGCACACCGGCCTGGTGTCGGGCAACGCGAGGGCCGCCAAGCCGGCGGGCGTCGACGTGCTCATCGCCGTCGACACCGGTCCGGAGGCGATCGCCGGGTCGACCCGGATGAAGGCGGGCACGGCGCAGAAGATGATCCTCACCTCGTTCTCGACGGCGACGATGATCAAGCTGGGCCGGACCTACTCCAACCTGATGGTCAGCATGCGGGCGACGAACGCGAAGCTGCGCGGCCGGACCATCCGGATCCTGCAGGAAGCCACCGGCATGACGATGGCGGACTGCTCGGACGCGCTCACCGAGGCCGGGGGCGACCTCAAGGTGGCGCTGGTGCACCTGCTTTCGGGCACCGACGTCACGAGCGCAGCCAAGGCGCTGCACACCGCGGGCGGACACGTTCGCAAGGCGCTCGACATGGTGCGCGTGCGCGCCAGCTGA